The Impatiens glandulifera chromosome 8, dImpGla2.1, whole genome shotgun sequence genome includes a window with the following:
- the LOC124912449 gene encoding RNA polymerase II C-terminal domain phosphatase-like 3 isoform X2 has product MAMVKSRSIEEDEKEKYSVADAVEEITEEEFNRMSSGHTNSKKSTRQRQSTGLTQGLCTYQLPAKYASSLFSLAWAQAVRGDPHEVLPESKSKPSESDDNESDEATSLDSPARAQHDMIVIDLDDDCPAEEGSDRVGVDLEVNDELIVHDDSLLDGDIVVSEKEDGELANGDIVLESDVDDSLKEDELMEDSELLTILGELEAVTLVKAESSFGEVCTRLHDLLVKLQEVLSDGSEPGIGSWNHLSFTALQTVNYAFISLSQNQKVQHKSIHQRLLSYAKRHNPTMFLPAQIREDETEKICMKPSELGSGSQNAKSLKDYSVTGSMSLLSGALPDISSQFTTKQKNNIVSVTQTLPCPPSQSSLHDHCSNMDAQLLEGFSQQQIAAIQKERMKRIEEQKKLFSVRKLCLVLDLDHTILNSARFAEVDPVYEEILKKREEQECGNPNRLLFRIPHMGMWTKLRPGIWNFLKQASKLFELHLYTMGNKMYATEMAKLLDPKGVLFAGRVMSRGDDDDSVDAEDRFPKVKDLDGVLGMESNVIIMDDTVRVWPYNRLNLIAVERYIYFPCSRRQFGVHGPSLLEIDRDERPEDGTLATSLAVIERIHKEFFSQRSLVQADVRSILASQQRKILSGCRIVFSRVFPVDFNNYHKHHLWLIAEQFGAECTNQIDHKVTHVVANAPGTDKVNWALSNGRFVVSPGWVEASAFLYRRANEKMFAIKLTTNNQSSQTDTSKVNKY; this is encoded by the exons ATGGCGATGGTTAAATCTCGTtccattgaagaagatgagaagGAGAAATACTCGGTTGCGGATGCAGTTGAAGAGATTACTGAGGAAGAGTTTAATAGGATGTCTTCTGGGCACACAAATTCCAAGAAATCCACCAGGCAGCGTCAGTCTACTGGTTTGACGCAGGGTTTGTGTACGTATCAATTGCCTGCAAAGTATGCCTCCTCACTATTTAGTCTGGCCTGGGCCCAGGCTGTAAGAGGTGATCCCCATGAAGTTCTTCCGGAGTCCAAATCCAAGCCGTCTGAATCAGACGATAATGAGAGTGATGAAGCAACTAGTTTGGACTCTCCTGCAAGGGCACAGCATGACATGATTGTAATTGATTTGGATGATGACTGTCCTGCAGAGGAAGGGAGTGATAGAGTTGGAGTTGATTTAGAGGTGAATGATGAATTGATTGTTCATGATGATAGTCTGTTGGATGGTGATATCGTTGTAAGTGAGAAAGAGGATGGAGAATTGGCTAATGGTGATATAGTTTTGGAATCTGATGTTGATGATAGTTTAAAAGAAGACGAACTTATGGAGGATAGTGAATTGTTGACCATTCTTGGTGAACTGGAGGCTGTTACTTTAGTTAAAGCAGAGAG TTCATTTGGGGAAGTTTGCACTCGACTTCATGACTTACTAGTTAAATTGCAGGAAGTGCTTTCAGACGGTTCGGAACCTGGGATTGGTTCTTGGAATCACCTTTCATTTACTGCTTTGCAGACTGTCAATTAT GCGTTTATCTCTCTGAGTCAAAACCAGAAGGTACAGCATAAGAGTATTCATCAAAG GTTACTATCCTATGCTAAAAGGCATAATCCAACAATGTTTCTTCCTGCTCAAATAAGAGAG GATGAAACTGAAAAAATCTGCATGAAACCTAGCGAATTGGGATCTGGATCTCAAAATGCAAAAAGTCTAAAGGATTATTCTGTTACAGGCTCCATGTCTTTGTTATCAGGGGCACTGCCCGACATTTCCTCCCAATTCACCACAAAGCAGAAAAACAATATTGTTTCTGTTACTCAGACATTACCGTGTCCTCCCTCACAGTCATCATTGCATGATCATTGTAGTAATATGGATGCGCAACTTCTTGAAGGATTTAGTCAACAGCAAATAGCCGCTATTCAGAAAGAGAGGATGAAGAGGATCGAAGAACAAAAGAAACTGTTTTCTGTCCGCAAGCTTTGTCTTGTCTTAGATTTAGATCACACCATTTTAAATTCAGCTAGG TTTGCTGAAGTTGACCCTGTTTATGAAGAAATATTAAAGAAGAGAGAGGAGCAAGAATGTGGAAATCCTAATCGTCTACTCTTCCGTATCCCTCACATGGGGATGTGGACCAAGTTACGTCCCGGGATCTGGAACTTCTTAAAGCAG GCAAGTAAGCTATTTGAATTGCATCTTTACACAATGGGAAACAAGATGTATGCGACTGAGATGGCGAAATTGCTAGATCCTAAGGGAGTGTTGTTTGCTGGACGGGTTATGTCCAGGGGTGATGACGATGATTCTGTTGATGCTGAAGATAGGTTTCCTAAGGTTAAGGATCTGGATGGAGTATTGGGGATGGAATCAAACGTAATTATTATGGACGATACGGTTCGAGTATGGCCTTATAACAGACTTAACTTAATAGCTGTAGAAAG GTATATTTATTTTCCTTGTAGTAGACGTCAATTCGGGGTCCATGGCCCTTCACTTCTCGAGATTGATCGCGATGAAAGACCCGAAGATGGGACTTTAGCTACATCTCTTGCG gTAATTGAAAGAATACACAAAGAATTCTTCTCTCAACGTAGTCTAGTTCAAGCTGACGTTAGGAGCATACTAGCTTCACAGCAACGGAAGATACTTTCTGGTTGTCGTATAGTCTTTAGTAGAGTTTTTCCAGTTGACTTCAACAATTATCATAAGCATCATCTCTGGCTGATTGCTGAACAGTTTGGTGCTGAGTGTACCAATCAAATTGATCATAAGGTTACTCATGTTGTTGCCAATGCACCAGGCACTGACAAG GTAAATTGGGCTCTGTCAAATGGTAGATTTGTTGTTTCTCCTGGTTG GGTTGAGGCATCGGCTTTTCTTTACAGGAGGGCAAATGAAAAAATGTTCGCAATTAAACTAACTACAAATAATCAGTCCTCCCAAACAGACACAAGCAAAGTGAACAAATATTGA
- the LOC124912449 gene encoding RNA polymerase II C-terminal domain phosphatase-like 3 isoform X1, which produces MAMVKSRSIEEDEKEKYSVADAVEEITEEEFNRMSSGHTNSKKSTRQRQSTGLTQGLCTYQLPAKYASSLFSLAWAQAVRGDPHEVLPESKSKPSESDDNESDEATSLDSPARAQHDMIVIDLDDDCPAEEGSDRVGVDLEVNDELIVHDDSLLDGDIVVSEKEDGELANGDIVLESDVDDSLKEDELMEDSELLTILGELEAVTLVKAESSFGEVCTRLHDLLVKLQEVLSDGSEPGIGSWNHLSFTALQTVNYAFISLSQNQKVQHKSIHQRLLSYAKRHNPTMFLPAQIREIEIMVQDLDESPAFLTSIDNKKNDLTGVSEFRSDKKIEPLKLDSAPHMDLPKVHDVDSLPVIVKKTIHIHETNAVKQKIGLNSSLMPERLPSPTLLKGSFVGGEDFRTSSALPPAKLRDPRLRFLNPEAYSSGEVTMSRRQKPMDDLVSDAPVHKRKRNGLENEQQQLNGRRQLENMEGGVTLMKTASLPNPTLLVQKSEGTLQTRSQRADETEKICMKPSELGSGSQNAKSLKDYSVTGSMSLLSGALPDISSQFTTKQKNNIVSVTQTLPCPPSQSSLHDHCSNMDAQLLEGFSQQQIAAIQKERMKRIEEQKKLFSVRKLCLVLDLDHTILNSARFAEVDPVYEEILKKREEQECGNPNRLLFRIPHMGMWTKLRPGIWNFLKQASKLFELHLYTMGNKMYATEMAKLLDPKGVLFAGRVMSRGDDDDSVDAEDRFPKVKDLDGVLGMESNVIIMDDTVRVWPYNRLNLIAVERYIYFPCSRRQFGVHGPSLLEIDRDERPEDGTLATSLAVIERIHKEFFSQRSLVQADVRSILASQQRKILSGCRIVFSRVFPVDFNNYHKHHLWLIAEQFGAECTNQIDHKVTHVVANAPGTDKVNWALSNGRFVVSPGWVEASAFLYRRANEKMFAIKLTTNNQSSQTDTSKVNKY; this is translated from the exons ATGGCGATGGTTAAATCTCGTtccattgaagaagatgagaagGAGAAATACTCGGTTGCGGATGCAGTTGAAGAGATTACTGAGGAAGAGTTTAATAGGATGTCTTCTGGGCACACAAATTCCAAGAAATCCACCAGGCAGCGTCAGTCTACTGGTTTGACGCAGGGTTTGTGTACGTATCAATTGCCTGCAAAGTATGCCTCCTCACTATTTAGTCTGGCCTGGGCCCAGGCTGTAAGAGGTGATCCCCATGAAGTTCTTCCGGAGTCCAAATCCAAGCCGTCTGAATCAGACGATAATGAGAGTGATGAAGCAACTAGTTTGGACTCTCCTGCAAGGGCACAGCATGACATGATTGTAATTGATTTGGATGATGACTGTCCTGCAGAGGAAGGGAGTGATAGAGTTGGAGTTGATTTAGAGGTGAATGATGAATTGATTGTTCATGATGATAGTCTGTTGGATGGTGATATCGTTGTAAGTGAGAAAGAGGATGGAGAATTGGCTAATGGTGATATAGTTTTGGAATCTGATGTTGATGATAGTTTAAAAGAAGACGAACTTATGGAGGATAGTGAATTGTTGACCATTCTTGGTGAACTGGAGGCTGTTACTTTAGTTAAAGCAGAGAG TTCATTTGGGGAAGTTTGCACTCGACTTCATGACTTACTAGTTAAATTGCAGGAAGTGCTTTCAGACGGTTCGGAACCTGGGATTGGTTCTTGGAATCACCTTTCATTTACTGCTTTGCAGACTGTCAATTAT GCGTTTATCTCTCTGAGTCAAAACCAGAAGGTACAGCATAAGAGTATTCATCAAAG GTTACTATCCTATGCTAAAAGGCATAATCCAACAATGTTTCTTCCTGCTCAAATAAGAGAG ATAGAGATCATGGTTCAAGACTTAGATGAATCCCCTGCCTTTTTGACTTCAATAGACAATAAGAAGAACGATTTGACCGGAGTCTCCGAATTTCGCAGTGACAAGAAAATAGAACCTTTAAAATTAGATTCTGCCCCCCATATGGATCTCCCCAAAGTCCATGATGTTGACAGTCTTCCGGTCATAGTGAAAAAAACAATACATATTCATGAAACCAATGCTGTCAAACAAAAAATTGGGCTCAATTCGTCTCTCATGCCCGAACGACTTCCTAGTCCCACCTTGTTAAAAGGATCATTTGTTGGAGGAGAAGATTTTAGAACTTCTTCTGCTTTGCCACCAGCAAAGTTGAGAGATCCTCGACTTCGGTTTCTCAACCCCGAGGCATATAGTTCTGGAGAAGTGACAATGTCAAGGAGGCAAAAGCCTATGGATGATCTTGTCTCCGATGCTCCTGTCcataaaaggaaaagaaatggATTGGAGAATGAGCAACAACAGCTTAATGGAAGGAGACAGTTGGAAAACATGGAAGGAGGTGTAACGTTGATGAAGACCGCTTCTCTTCCAAACCCCACTCTTCTTGTTCAGAAGTCTGAGGGGACACTACAAACTCGATCTCAAAGAGCA GATGAAACTGAAAAAATCTGCATGAAACCTAGCGAATTGGGATCTGGATCTCAAAATGCAAAAAGTCTAAAGGATTATTCTGTTACAGGCTCCATGTCTTTGTTATCAGGGGCACTGCCCGACATTTCCTCCCAATTCACCACAAAGCAGAAAAACAATATTGTTTCTGTTACTCAGACATTACCGTGTCCTCCCTCACAGTCATCATTGCATGATCATTGTAGTAATATGGATGCGCAACTTCTTGAAGGATTTAGTCAACAGCAAATAGCCGCTATTCAGAAAGAGAGGATGAAGAGGATCGAAGAACAAAAGAAACTGTTTTCTGTCCGCAAGCTTTGTCTTGTCTTAGATTTAGATCACACCATTTTAAATTCAGCTAGG TTTGCTGAAGTTGACCCTGTTTATGAAGAAATATTAAAGAAGAGAGAGGAGCAAGAATGTGGAAATCCTAATCGTCTACTCTTCCGTATCCCTCACATGGGGATGTGGACCAAGTTACGTCCCGGGATCTGGAACTTCTTAAAGCAG GCAAGTAAGCTATTTGAATTGCATCTTTACACAATGGGAAACAAGATGTATGCGACTGAGATGGCGAAATTGCTAGATCCTAAGGGAGTGTTGTTTGCTGGACGGGTTATGTCCAGGGGTGATGACGATGATTCTGTTGATGCTGAAGATAGGTTTCCTAAGGTTAAGGATCTGGATGGAGTATTGGGGATGGAATCAAACGTAATTATTATGGACGATACGGTTCGAGTATGGCCTTATAACAGACTTAACTTAATAGCTGTAGAAAG GTATATTTATTTTCCTTGTAGTAGACGTCAATTCGGGGTCCATGGCCCTTCACTTCTCGAGATTGATCGCGATGAAAGACCCGAAGATGGGACTTTAGCTACATCTCTTGCG gTAATTGAAAGAATACACAAAGAATTCTTCTCTCAACGTAGTCTAGTTCAAGCTGACGTTAGGAGCATACTAGCTTCACAGCAACGGAAGATACTTTCTGGTTGTCGTATAGTCTTTAGTAGAGTTTTTCCAGTTGACTTCAACAATTATCATAAGCATCATCTCTGGCTGATTGCTGAACAGTTTGGTGCTGAGTGTACCAATCAAATTGATCATAAGGTTACTCATGTTGTTGCCAATGCACCAGGCACTGACAAG GTAAATTGGGCTCTGTCAAATGGTAGATTTGTTGTTTCTCCTGGTTG GGTTGAGGCATCGGCTTTTCTTTACAGGAGGGCAAATGAAAAAATGTTCGCAATTAAACTAACTACAAATAATCAGTCCTCCCAAACAGACACAAGCAAAGTGAACAAATATTGA